Below is a genomic region from Leptospira bourretii.
GAGAAATGGTATCTAATTCTTCTTTTTTGAGAGGAATTTCTGCAACAGCTGTATCTTGGAACAAACCCGTGATGGACACAGTTGAAAACTGAGAGTTCATGGCATACGGAATGAACTGATCGGTGATCCAAGAAGTACCTGTGTGCAAAATAATCTTTCCTGCTTTGTCATTGGTTAAAGACATAGGAGTGAGTACGATGGAGAGAATTTTACTTTCTTTTTTTTCGTTTGGATCTAATTTTCCATTTTTATTTTCATCAGAAAATGCTTCAAAACCTGATTCCAATAAAGTTTCCGACTTAAACGAATGAGGAGATGGAATGGTTGCATCGGTTTCCAAATAACCACTGTAAGGGAATAAAATTCCCATGTCCTTTTTCTGGAGTAAATCGGTGAGTCTATTATCCGGAAAACGTTTTGCGACAACAAATCCAGGTTTTTCTTCTCTTTCGATTAGCTCTGACGATTTAAATTTGAGACCAGCGTTTGATAGTAACCAACTGAAGTCTTCATTCCCTTTCGGTTCCATGGTGATGAGAAGTTTTCCATTTTTTTCCAGAACAAACTTTGTCAGTTCTTCTTTGGCTTCTTTGGAAAAAGGAACCGTTGGCCCAAGAACAACCAACATTTCTGCATCTTCTGGTAACTTTGAAGGCCAACCTTGTGCAAATCCAAGTTCTGCCACTTTAAAGTTGAGAAACTGTAAAGAAGAAACAAAACGGTTTACTTGTTCATTCGGTAGGGCTTTAAAAGACATTCCATATCTTTCCCCATTGGATACGGTAAAATAAACTTTTTTCTGTTCGGTTGTAACATTGAGTAGTGCACCAACTAACTTACGTTCTAGATCCTCTAAATCTTTTGTTTCTTTAGCGATCACCCTTTCTTCTGCAAATGGAGTTCCCGATGTGAGTAAAGATTGTTTCTGAGAACGGACAAAAATGGTACCATTCGAAACCTGACCAAACTCTTTTAGTAAATCCACTTCCACATCTGCATTGATAAATTGGACGGTGATATGTGAGTTTTCTGCTTTGATTTGGTCTAAAAGAATTTCTATATCAGGGCGTACTCGAGTGAGCGCAAAAGCCGCCAACTTATCTCCGTTTGCTGGTCCATCCGCTTCCAGAGGACGAGGATAAAAGGCAGTGATTGTAACATCTTTTGTGATTGGTTTGATTAGGTTTCTGGAAATTTGAGAAAGGGAAAATTTTCCCTGGCTACTCAAATCAAAATTATAGTTTCGTTTGATTGCAAAATAGTTAACAGCAACTACAATGGGAAGAACAAATAAAAAACCTAATACAGCATTTTGCAAAAGTGAACTCTTGGATTTTGCTAAATTACTTTGTGCTTCTAATGATGACTTTCCTATCTCAAGAAGTATGATTTGAAGAAGAAATACAATTGATAATAAAACTACACAGAGTAAAAGAAACTCTCTTACTTTCGGAATGGCACTGACTTCTTCATTAAATCCAGCAACTGGTTTTAAATCCAAAAAATCGCGCAAAACTGATAATAAAAAAGCTCCGATACCAAATCCGGCAGCAATATAACGATTTTGATCTTCTTTTCGTAATCCTTTTGAAAATGCCCGAACGATGGTATCAGAAGCCAAAAATAAAAAAATCACTCCAAAAAATATGATTCTTCTTTTTGGATCTACGACCATCCCATCAAACAAGAAATAGGCGAAAAGTGAAAGTAAACTTACAAATGGTAAAATTCTATCTGCTGTTAAAAACATGGCCTATCCCCTCCATCTCCTGGATTCCAAGACCTTTACGGTAAGATATAAGAACAAAAATGTTCCACTTAAGAAAAAAACAATCCCAGTCAAAGGGACAACACCTTTGGCAAAAGCGGCAAAGTGAGAAAAAATATGTAAATGAAAGAGAACCTTTCTCGTTGTTGCTTGGAATAGGTGTGAAAAATATCCCACAACCCATAGTGTCAAAATGATTAACACAGAAATGAGTAAGGAAATCATTTGGTTTTTGCCAAGACTTGATCCAAACATTCCAATCGTGAAGGTAAATACACCTAATAAAAACACACCGACACTACCAGAAGCTACCATGTAAAACGGAGCTTTCCAAAAAGAGTATAACAACAAAGGAAAGAGTCCATTGATAAAAATGGTAATAATCCCGCAAACAGTAACACCAAAAAGGAATTTACCAAAAACAATTTCCAAATCTGTGACTGGAGATGTAAAAAGTAATTCCAATGTTCCTTTGTTTCTTTCTTCCACAATGGAACCCATCGATATGATGACCATTGCAATCAGAATAGTTGTCATAAAGGAAATGAAAGTGATGTAAGTTGCAATTTCATAATTGGCAGTTCCATTAAAATTTAGA
It encodes:
- a CDS encoding Gldg family protein, producing the protein MFLTADRILPFVSLLSLFAYFLFDGMVVDPKRRIIFFGVIFLFLASDTIVRAFSKGLRKEDQNRYIAAGFGIGAFLLSVLRDFLDLKPVAGFNEEVSAIPKVREFLLLCVVLLSIVFLLQIILLEIGKSSLEAQSNLAKSKSSLLQNAVLGFLFVLPIVVAVNYFAIKRNYNFDLSSQGKFSLSQISRNLIKPITKDVTITAFYPRPLEADGPANGDKLAAFALTRVRPDIEILLDQIKAENSHITVQFINADVEVDLLKEFGQVSNGTIFVRSQKQSLLTSGTPFAEERVIAKETKDLEDLERKLVGALLNVTTEQKKVYFTVSNGERYGMSFKALPNEQVNRFVSSLQFLNFKVAELGFAQGWPSKLPEDAEMLVVLGPTVPFSKEAKEELTKFVLEKNGKLLITMEPKGNEDFSWLLSNAGLKFKSSELIEREEKPGFVVAKRFPDNRLTDLLQKKDMGILFPYSGYLETDATIPSPHSFKSETLLESGFEAFSDENKNGKLDPNEKKESKILSIVLTPMSLTNDKAGKIILHTGTSWITDQFIPYAMNSQFSTVSITGLFQDTAVAEIPLKKEELDTISLSDNQKLVAWVIGVFLFPGFILAVGSYFVYSRRKNSMIEV
- a CDS encoding ABC transporter permease, with translation MNWQTAVWIYKKELRLFFGTYMGPLVLGGTAFLNALFVMILNFNGTANYEIATYITFISFMTTILIAMVIISMGSIVEERNKGTLELLFTSPVTDLEIVFGKFLFGVTVCGIITIFINGLFPLLLYSFWKAPFYMVASGSVGVFLLGVFTFTIGMFGSSLGKNQMISLLISVLIILTLWVVGYFSHLFQATTRKVLFHLHIFSHFAAFAKGVVPLTGIVFFLSGTFLFLYLTVKVLESRRWRG